A segment of the Luteolibacter sp. Y139 genome:
CCTTTCTCGAGAGTATGGTGACGCTGCCAGGCGATACGGCCGATCAGATCCATGACAAGGTCGTCGCCCGGATCAGCCCGGTGACTCAGTTGCCTCAGGTTTACCGCACCGCGATCGCCGACAAGACCACCTTTGGTCCGGAGCACCCGGACGTAGCGGAGCACTTCCAGGCGACGAAATATGCGATCCTCGATTACGAACTCTTCCTTCAGGAGAACGGAGTGGATGCGATGATCTTCCCAACCGTCACCAACAAGACCTCGTCAGGCCTGACGCTGCCGCCTCTCACCCGCTCGCTGGTGAATTCATTCGCCCTGCCGGCGGTAACCGTGCCAATGGGATCGGTCGACATGGGCAGCGGATCGATCGAGCCGACGACGATGCAGTTTGTCGGACGTTTCCTGCAGGACGACAAGCTGCTCGCGCTCGCCGCTGCCTTCGAGCGCGCGAGCCACAAGCGGATGGTCTCGCCTCAGGTGCCACCGCTCGATGGCGAAAACTTCGAGATCACCATGGACGACTATGTCGATGCCAATGATCCCTACGCTCCGCCGCTCCTCGTGGTGTCCAAGCAGGGCGTGGCGAAGAAGACCGCCGGCGTGAAGCGGCTCGAAGTCGGCGGACAGATCAAGGCCAAGGCGGATGTTTCCTCCATCCGCGCATGGATCAATGGCCAGTCGGTGCCGGTGGCCATCCAAGGCAAGAAGTGGAAAGGCTCGGTCGCCTTCGAAGAGATCCAGCCCTATGTGATCCCCGGATCCAAAACGGTGGAACTCAGCATTCTGGCCGAAGACAGCGAGGGAAATACGAATGCCACGGTGGTTCCCATTCGCGTTCCGAAGTCCCTCACCCTCGCTCCCAAATAACCTGACGGCTGTCCCTCGCTCCACACTTCACCGTCATGATTGCTTTGTTGAAATCCACGAAGGTTCGCCTCGGCCTGGTTCTCCTGGCGTTGGCCGCAGTCACGTGGTGGATGGCCGTGCCGCGCAATCCGGAAGTCGTTTTCGGAAAGACGGACGACCGGCCCGTGGTAAAAGCGGGCAAGTGGAGTGGCCATGACGGTGCCACCCGGTTCGCCGTGGCAGTGGCTGCGGCGAAGCCGGGCGAGTGGGCGCAGCTCGTGCGCGAGGCCCTGGACTCGGGCAACGAGGAGATCATCAAGGAGATGCTGCCAGATCTCCTGCGTCGCTGGATGCAGGCGGACATGCGTGGCTTCCTTGCCTTCATCAACGAGATGGAGGTGCTCGACGCGGACGGCCATCGATGGGCGATCCTGGGACCGATCCTGCTGGATGTGATTCCCGAGCTCGGTGAACGGGCGATTACGTCTCCCACGCTTTCAACCATCATTCATCGCACGATCCTCAATGTGGCCCGCCACGACCCGGACGCGGCATTGGATTGGGCGCAGCAACGGCTCGCAGGAATCGAGAAGGACCGTGCCATCGCCGGCATCGTGCCTCACCTCGTGGAGAAGGATGTGGATGCTGCCCAGCGCCTGACAGCGGGCATCGAATCCACGCCATCCCGATTGGCTGCCCAACTGGCGATCGGCAACTATCTCGGAGCTCAGGACTCCGAGGCGGGTCTTGCATGGGCCCGCTCGTTGGGTCACGAGGGCGATCGCGCTTATGCGCTCGCTGCGGTGCTGTCCTCCATGGCGGAAGCGAATCCACAGGGTGCGGGCGAGATCTATCGCGAATCGGTTTCGAAAATGCAGCAGGCCTTCACCAGCAAGGTGCTGGCAGAGCGCAACGAGATGGGGCTGTCCACGGGTGGTGAATTCGAAGACATGACCCCGGCCCAAGCGGAGCGGGCCTTGCGAGCGCTTCCTGATCCAAATCTCCAGTACTTCGAACGCGCCGCGGTCGAAATTGGCACTGCCTTGGTGCGTGACGATCCGGCTGCTGCCTTGGAGTGGGCTCGCGCACTTTCATCCCGCGAAGGAGGAGAGGCAGCACTCGCCGGAGTTTACGGCTCTTGGGTGAGCATCGCTCCAAGTGACGCCTGGAACTCACTTCGCGCGGAATCGAATCCCCCTAACAGGGTCGTTTCGGACTTCTTCGAATCATGGGCCACGAGCGATCCAGCAACGGCTTCGAGCGCGGTTGCCGAGCTCTCCGGAGCCGCCCGGCTTGCCGCGATCCCCGCTACCGTTGCTGGATGGGCTGAGGCAGGCGGAACGAGCGGCGACTTGGTTGGCTGGGTGAGAACACTCGACGGGCAGCAAGAGCAGGATCAAGCGCGCGGCGCGATTGCTTCGACCGTGGCATTCAACGATCCAGTGGTGGCGTGGCAACAAGTCCAACAAATGAAGGACCCGCAACGGCAGGCAGCAGCTTTCAACGAGGTCTTTCCAAGCTTGGCCGATGTCCAACCGCTGCTCGCGCAAAAGGCAGTCGCAACCCTGCCACTCTCGCAAGTTCAGAGGGACTATTTCAACGACTTGCTGGAGCCCTTGCTGAATCCGTGATTTGGAATCAGGTGATTTTGGAAGTTCCCTGAAGTTCTAGTCCCAACCCAGGAGGAACCTCATCCAGCAGATTCCGGAGGCCACAGCAAAAATCCAAGTCCACTTCCGGACGCGGATGAAGAACAGCGACCCGTCCTGATCGAGCGCGAACTCCTCCCCCGTCTGCTTGTCGATCACCATTCTCTTGGGCTTCTTGTCGAGATACCTCGCGAAAAGAAAATTCCCGACTGCGCCGAGCAGGAAACTACACGCAAACATCATGTCACGGTCTTGCTCTGGCGGCTTGAGCCCGCTCGCAAATTCATAAACTCCCTGCGAAACGCCCATACTCAGAAGGAGTATTATCAATGTCAGGATTCCCTTGCCGGACCAGAAGATCATTTTTGTAGTATCTTAAAGCTGTGCCAGCCACGGCTGGGCCGTGACTACTTCCACATTCAAGCAGGTCCGATCCTCGCCGCAAGAATACAAGAAAGGCCTTCAAAAATCTGATCGAGAGATCCTGCCTTTCACTCTTGGACCTGTGACGAGACCGCGAGTTTCAAGTCTGCCACGAACTGTCGGAACTCAGCCTCCTTCCTCAGTTCGTCGACCCGCAGCAAGTAGGAAGGGTGAACGGTCAGCACCACCCGGCTCGCGATCTGCGGTGCGGCAACAAGACCGCGGTGCTTGGTCACTTGGACGTCGGGCCCCAGCAATGACCGCGCGGCCGTGCCACCTAACAGAATCACGATTTCTGGCGCAACCTTCGAAAGCTCAGCCAGCAACCACGGCTTGCATGCTTCGATTTCCCCAGCTCCGGGCTTCTGATGCAGGCGAAGCTTCCCTCGCGGCGTCCACTTGAAATGCTTCACCGCGTTCGTGACATAGCAGGTGGAGCGATCAAGACCCGCCTCCACCAAGGCGCGATCCAAGAGCTGGCCCGCAGGACCAACGAAAGGCCGGCCTTCCAAGTCCTCGCGATCGCCGGGCTGTTCGCCTACGATCATGATGTGCGCATTCTCCGGCCCCTCTCCCGGCACAGCGGCGGTTGCGTGTTCCCATAGCGGACACTGTCGGCAAGCCTGCGTCATCCGCGCGATGTCATGGAGGCTTGTCGAGGCTGCCGGATCCGCGACAGGAAAGGAGGACAGATCCTGAAGCTTGCCGAGGTAGGCATTGGCGGGCGCCCGCTTTACCGGACGCAGAGGCTCCTCGATCATACCGTGCGTGCGTGCGGTGCTTTCGCGCGAGAGCTCGTCGATGAGATCGGCCTCCGGCAGATTCTTCCAATAGCGTCGCGGCATCTCCGACTGCATCGCCTTCATCTTCAGCCGAGCGGGATTGAAGATGCTGCGATAGTAGGTGCGCCAGATGCCTTCCATGACATCCGGCTGGTCACAGGGATCGCGCGGCACTCCGGGGCTCATCTTGAATTCCCCAGCGATCCAGTGCGCACATCCCTTCGGCGTGAAGATCGACCAATCCATGTTCGCGAAGCGCTTGCGGAAAAATGGCGCCGCTGCCTCGACAATGAAGTGATCCGGCTCGAACCACGCCACGAATCTCTCTCGTCCGTCGTCCGCCTCACCGGCTTTCCGGAAGCGGACGAACGCATGCATCTTGTGAATCTCGCGGCGGACATTCTTGGCCAGACGATGCGCCATCGCCACATCCGGATCGCTGGCGATTTCCAAGACATGCCGCTCGCCGCTTTTCACGATCCGCCACAGCAGGCGATAAAGCAGCTCCCAACGCCGCGGATCGGCATGGCACGACACATCCTTCGCCAAGCCTACAAACGCCGGCGGCACGACAGCCGACTCAGCCACGGTCACCATCTCGGGCGGTTCTTCAAACAAGCTGCCCTCTGCCGCCTCCCAAAGGATTTCCTCCGGCGGAATGCCACGCGCCAATACGTCGCGAGCCTTGATGCGCCACGTGGCAAACGAATCGCCCGGATCAAGGCTGTGCATCGCCGAAAAGATCGAGTTGGACCGGCCGCGGAGCCAGCCGCGCCAGCAAACGGTCACCATCCAAGTCTTCACGCGCGGGGTGGTGATCGGCCGTGATGATGAAGGCCCGCACCTTCGGCAGCGAAATCCTCAGCCTCGCCAAATCAGCCAGTCTTACGTGTGTGTGTCGTCGAATGGAGAGCAAGCGATCCACGTTCTTCATGCCAAGCCCCGGCACCCGCAGCATCTCCAAGCGCGACGCCGTCTGAAGATTGAGCGGGAATTGCTGGCGATTGCGAAGCGCCCACGCGAGTTTCGGATCGATCCTCAGGTCGAGATTCGGCTGTTCCGGCGTCAGTAGTTCCGAGTTACTAAATCCATAGTATCTCATCAGCCAGTCCGCCTGATACAATCGATGCTCACGCACTAACGGCGGAGCGACCGGCGGCAATACCGACGACGGCTCGGGAATAGGGCTGAAGGCCGAGTAATACACCCGCCGAAGACGGTAGGCGCGGTAAAGCTCGTCCGAACGCGCCAGGAAATCCGCATCAGTGGCCGCATCCGCACCCACGATGACCTGCGTGCTCTGCCCGGTGGCATGTCGCAGCTTGCGATCCCCTTCCCGCTTCCGCTCCGCGGCATCATCCAGCTTCACCCGGATGCGCCCCATCGCCTGCTTCGTGCGGGCGAGATTCTTTTCCGGTGCCAGGCGGTCGAGGCTCTGCTGGGTGGGAAGCTCCAAATTGATACTGATCCGGTCGGCGTAGCGCGCGGCTTGCTCGATCAGCTCCGGTGATGCCTCGGGGATCGTCTTCAGATGGATATACCCGCGGAAATCATGCACCTCCCGCAAGGTGCGGGCGACCTGCACCACTTGCTCCATCGTATGATCCGCACTGCGGATGATGCCCGAGCTGAGGAAGAGTCCCTCGATGTAGTTCCGCTTGTAGAAATCCAGCGTGAGCGTCACCGCCTCTTCCGGCGTAAAGGCCGCGCGGCGCACGTTGCTCGACCGCCGGTTGATGCAGTAGTGGCAATCGTAGAGGCAGCGATTGGTCAGCAGGATCTTCAGCAGCGAGATGCAGCGCCCATCC
Coding sequences within it:
- a CDS encoding UdgX family uracil-DNA binding protein (This protein belongs to the uracil DNA glycosylase superfamily, members of which act in excision repair of DNA. However, it belongs more specifically to UdgX branch, whose founding member was found to bind uracil in DNA (where it does not belong), without cleaving it, appears to promote DNA repair by a pathway involving RecA, rather than base excision.) yields the protein MKTWMVTVCWRGWLRGRSNSIFSAMHSLDPGDSFATWRIKARDVLARGIPPEEILWEAAEGSLFEEPPEMVTVAESAVVPPAFVGLAKDVSCHADPRRWELLYRLLWRIVKSGERHVLEIASDPDVAMAHRLAKNVRREIHKMHAFVRFRKAGEADDGRERFVAWFEPDHFIVEAAAPFFRKRFANMDWSIFTPKGCAHWIAGEFKMSPGVPRDPCDQPDVMEGIWRTYYRSIFNPARLKMKAMQSEMPRRYWKNLPEADLIDELSRESTARTHGMIEEPLRPVKRAPANAYLGKLQDLSSFPVADPAASTSLHDIARMTQACRQCPLWEHATAAVPGEGPENAHIMIVGEQPGDREDLEGRPFVGPAGQLLDRALVEAGLDRSTCYVTNAVKHFKWTPRGKLRLHQKPGAGEIEACKPWLLAELSKVAPEIVILLGGTAARSLLGPDVQVTKHRGLVAAPQIASRVVLTVHPSYLLRVDELRKEAEFRQFVADLKLAVSSQVQE
- a CDS encoding putative DNA modification/repair radical SAM protein, translated to MEVSEKLAILADAAKYDASCASSGATKRDSADGRGVGSAGGAGICHSYAPDGRCISLLKILLTNRCLYDCHYCINRRSSNVRRAAFTPEEAVTLTLDFYKRNYIEGLFLSSGIIRSADHTMEQVVQVARTLREVHDFRGYIHLKTIPEASPELIEQAARYADRISINLELPTQQSLDRLAPEKNLARTKQAMGRIRVKLDDAAERKREGDRKLRHATGQSTQVIVGADAATDADFLARSDELYRAYRLRRVYYSAFSPIPEPSSVLPPVAPPLVREHRLYQADWLMRYYGFSNSELLTPEQPNLDLRIDPKLAWALRNRQQFPLNLQTASRLEMLRVPGLGMKNVDRLLSIRRHTHVRLADLARLRISLPKVRAFIITADHHPAREDLDGDRLLARLAPRPVQLDLFGDAQP